The following proteins come from a genomic window of Triticum urartu cultivar G1812 unplaced genomic scaffold, Tu2.1 TuUngrouped_contig_5140, whole genome shotgun sequence:
- the LOC125528822 gene encoding probable glucuronosyltransferase Os04g0398600, with product MGSKAVWLPVALLLAAVALSSVLTPPAAAAATESGEADHAVQQHSERISGSAGDVLEDNPVGKLKVFIYDLPRKYNKKMVTKDPRCLSHMFAAEIFMHRFLLSSAVRTLKPKEADWFYTPVYTTCDLTPAGLPLPFKSPRVMRSSIQYISNKWPFWNRTDGADHFFVVPHDFGACFHYQEEKAIERGILPLLRRATLVQTFGQENHVCLKEGSIIIPPFAPPQKMQAHLIPPDTPRSIFVYFRGLFYDTGNDPEGGYYARGARASLWENFKNNPLFDISTDHPATYYEDMQRAVFCLCPLGWAPWSPRLVEAVVFGCIPVIIADDIVLPFADAIPWEEIGIFVEEKDVPKLDTILTSMPIEDILRKQRLLANPSMKQAMLFPQPAQPRDAFHQILNGLARKLPHPEGVYLPPGEKHLNWTAGPVGDLKPW from the exons ATGGGATCGAAGGCGGTGTGGCTCCCCGTGGCCCTGCTCCTGGCGGCAGTGGCCCTCTCGTCCGTCCTgacgccgccggccgccgcggccGCTACGGAGTCCGGCGAGGCCGACCACGCCGTTCAGCAGCACAGCGAGCGCATCTCAG GAAGTGCTGGTGATGTGCTAGAAGACAATCCTGTGGGAAAGTTAAAGGTTTTCATATATGACTTGCCAAGAAAGTATAACAAGAAGATGGTCACCAAGGATCCCCGGTGCCTCAGTCACATGTTTGCTGCGGAAATATTCATGCATCGTTTCTTGCTCTCAAGTGCTGTGCGGACACTCAAACCCAAAGAGGCTGACTGGTTCTACACACCAGTTTATACTACATGTGACCTAACTCCTGCTGGTCTTCCCTTGCCATTCAAGTCACCACGGGTTATGAGGAGTTCGATCCAGTATATTTCGAATAAATGGCCCTTTTGGAACCGAACTGATGGCGCAGATCACTTCTTTGTTGTCCCACATGATTTTGGAGCTTGCTTCCATTATCAG GAAGAAAAAGCTATTGAACGTGGCATTCTCCCATTGCTGCGACGTGCTACATTGGTGCAAACGTTTGGACAAGAGAATCATGTTTGCCTGAAGGAGGGGTCTATCATCATTCCACCCTTTGCTCCTCCTCAGAAAATGCAGGCTCACCTTATTCCCCCGGACACACCACGGTCAATCTTCGTTTACTTTAGGGGTCTGTTCTATGACACCGGAAATGACCCTGAGGGTGGTTACTATGCAAG AGGTGCGCGAGCTTCCCTGTGGGAGAACTTCAAGAACAATCCTCTGTTTGACATTTCCACCGATCACCCTGCGACTTACTACGAAGACATGCAGCGTGCTGTCTTCTGCCTGTGCCCATTGGGCTGGGCACCATGGAGCCCTAGGTTGGTTGAGGCTGTGGTCTTTGGCTGCATTCCAGTCATCATAGCTGACGATATTGTGCTGCCATTTGCTGATGCTATCCCATGGGAAGAAATTGGTATTTTTGTGGAGGAGAAGGATGTCCCAAAGTTGGACACAATCCTGACATCAATGCCCATCGAGGATATTCTAAGAAAGCAAAGATTGCTCGCAAATCCATCAATGAAGCAGGCCATGTTGTTCCCACAGCCAGCCCAACCACGAGATGCATTCCACCAGATCTTGAATGGCCTTGCTCGTAAGCTCCCACACCCAGAGGGTGTATACTTGCCACCCGGCGAAAAGCATCTCAACTGGACTGCCGGACCTGTTGGAGATCTGAAACCGTGGTAG